Proteins encoded by one window of Planktothrix tepida PCC 9214:
- a CDS encoding RRXRR domain-containing protein, whose product MITWVNKLIRLTLIKSMAQELVRLNLQKLEDPEITGVEYQQGE is encoded by the coding sequence ATAATCACTTGGGTAAATAAATTAATTCGATTAACTTTGATTAAAAGTATGGCTCAAGAGTTGGTTCGATTAAACTTGCAAAAACTTGAAGATCCTGAAATCACGGGTGTTGAATATCAACAAGGTGAATGA
- a CDS encoding YnfA family protein, which translates to MQSLFFFFVAALGEISGCYAFWAWLRLGKSILWLIPGLISLIIFASALTKVDVSYAARAYAAYGGIYILFSIFWLWIVEGVKPDRWDLLGATICLLGTMIILFAPHRNPV; encoded by the coding sequence ATGCAATCACTGTTTTTTTTCTTCGTTGCAGCTTTGGGGGAAATTTCGGGCTGCTATGCTTTTTGGGCTTGGTTACGTTTAGGAAAAAGTATCCTCTGGCTGATTCCCGGTTTAATCTCGCTGATTATTTTTGCTTCTGCTTTGACCAAAGTTGATGTTTCCTATGCGGCAAGAGCCTATGCAGCTTATGGCGGAATTTACATCCTTTTCTCTATTTTTTGGCTATGGATAGTTGAAGGAGTCAAACCCGATAGATGGGACTTACTGGGAGCAACAATTTGCCTACTGGGTACTATGATTATTCTGTTTGCTCCCCATCGAAATCCCGTTTAA
- a CDS encoding ATP-binding protein — MSIPYLWENQTGGDLGLESTLEDLPLYDFQVVLGCSVRDLVQHFERHPLLPGVIIVDPKENGTSEFLGMISRRGLLEFFLRPKGLELFLDQSLDVVYSYIRTPVLVLPAQTSILTATQQSLKRSAPGYADPIVVQGNWLASADYPWMVPYRLLNSHELNLAYWQIRGIETQVRYERTQVQLLQSEKMASLGRLVDGVAHEILDPVGFIWGNLTHLITYSDSLIELLDAYATNYPQPVVAIEALKEEIEFDFLRQDFPRLLSSIKSGTERLSKLATSLQNFCHIDEVHPKPADLHSHLDSILLLMKSRINRDIKIIKNYGHLPPVTCYIGQLNQAFINILIHGFDSLLNQAIKQDWVDEYGNTQRIEPSELPQIIITTGMINLDSSSTDRVNTPERWVSICIADNSPGLSAEEQQKILDSFSSPKRPQKETSLSLSYHIVTAKHGGQLKLRSQPGIGTEFEILLPFI, encoded by the coding sequence GTGTCTATACCGTATTTATGGGAAAATCAAACCGGGGGAGATTTAGGTTTAGAGTCTACCCTAGAAGATTTACCTTTGTATGATTTTCAAGTGGTTTTGGGGTGTTCTGTTCGGGATTTAGTTCAACACTTTGAACGACATCCCTTACTTCCGGGTGTGATTATTGTAGATCCAAAAGAAAACGGCACTTCAGAATTTTTGGGGATGATTTCTCGGCGAGGTCTTTTGGAATTTTTTTTACGTCCGAAGGGGTTAGAATTGTTTCTGGATCAATCCCTTGATGTGGTTTATAGCTATATCCGAACTCCGGTATTAGTATTACCAGCACAGACTTCTATTTTAACCGCAACTCAACAATCTTTGAAACGCTCCGCGCCGGGATATGCAGACCCAATTGTCGTACAAGGAAATTGGCTTGCTTCTGCGGATTATCCTTGGATGGTGCCCTATCGTCTTTTGAATAGTCATGAACTGAATTTAGCTTATTGGCAAATTCGAGGAATTGAAACCCAAGTTCGTTATGAACGTACCCAAGTTCAATTATTACAAAGTGAAAAAATGGCAAGTTTAGGGCGATTAGTGGATGGGGTCGCCCATGAAATTTTAGATCCCGTTGGATTTATTTGGGGAAATTTAACCCATTTAATTACCTATAGTGATAGTTTAATTGAGCTTTTGGATGCTTATGCAACAAATTATCCTCAACCTGTTGTTGCTATTGAAGCGTTGAAAGAAGAAATTGAATTTGATTTTTTACGCCAAGATTTTCCCCGACTTTTATCCAGTATTAAAAGTGGAACAGAACGATTAAGTAAATTGGCTACCAGTTTACAAAACTTTTGCCATATTGATGAAGTGCATCCCAAGCCAGCAGATTTGCATAGCCATTTAGATAGTATTTTGCTCTTGATGAAAAGCCGGATTAATCGGGACATTAAAATCATCAAAAACTATGGTCATTTGCCTCCTGTTACCTGCTATATTGGACAATTAAACCAAGCATTTATTAATATTTTGATTCATGGATTTGATTCCCTGCTCAATCAAGCCATTAAACAAGATTGGGTGGATGAATATGGAAATACTCAACGAATTGAGCCTTCTGAGCTTCCCCAAATTATAATTACCACCGGGATGATTAATTTAGATTCATCTTCGACGGATCGTGTTAATACCCCTGAACGTTGGGTTTCAATTTGCATTGCTGATAATAGCCCCGGACTTTCTGCTGAAGAACAACAAAAGATATTAGACTCCTTTTCTAGTCCCAAACGCCCTCAAAAAGAAACCAGTTTATCCTTGAGTTATCATATTGTCACCGCTAAACATGGCGGACAGTTAAAATTGCGATCACAACCGGGAATTGGGACAGAATTTGAGATTTTATTACCATTTATTTAG
- a CDS encoding tetratricopeptide repeat protein, with the protein MPNRTLILSVAVTLSLWNVAQPVMGQALVPYTPPLNSEQLEQTGLGLLEEAAQLTRFQQYQLAVPRAELATQLIPENYQAWALLGSLYLQLENLDKGIELLQKASNLAPKEAGVQFILGEAYFKKGDYQKSIQSLETALKLDPNVPGALFDLGNAYYKLGRFEQAILQYEKAFAQEKSLWPAINNVGLVKYEQGEIDIAIAKWRQAISVDPKAAEPMLALAVALYKQGKTEEALSLGEAALRLDSRYANFDYLKENLWGDRLLNDTQKFLATPQIQKTLIQVKDTQPQSR; encoded by the coding sequence GTGCCCAATCGAACTCTGATTCTGTCCGTTGCCGTCACCCTTAGTTTGTGGAATGTCGCTCAACCCGTGATGGGACAAGCTTTAGTTCCCTATACCCCGCCACTAAACTCGGAACAACTTGAACAAACCGGATTAGGATTGCTGGAAGAAGCGGCTCAGTTAACGCGATTTCAACAATATCAATTAGCTGTACCCAGGGCTGAACTCGCCACGCAATTGATCCCGGAAAATTATCAAGCTTGGGCGTTATTAGGCAGTTTATATCTGCAATTAGAAAACCTCGATAAAGGAATTGAGTTACTGCAAAAAGCCAGTAACTTAGCCCCCAAGGAAGCCGGGGTTCAGTTTATTTTAGGAGAAGCTTACTTTAAAAAAGGGGACTATCAAAAATCAATTCAATCCCTAGAAACGGCTTTGAAACTTGACCCCAATGTTCCAGGAGCGTTATTTGATTTAGGAAATGCTTATTATAAATTGGGGCGATTTGAGCAGGCAATTTTGCAATATGAGAAAGCCTTTGCTCAAGAAAAAAGCCTTTGGCCTGCGATTAATAATGTCGGCTTAGTCAAGTATGAACAGGGAGAAATCGACATTGCCATTGCTAAATGGCGACAAGCCATTAGCGTTGATCCCAAAGCCGCAGAACCCATGTTAGCTTTAGCCGTTGCTCTGTATAAACAAGGTAAAACGGAAGAAGCTTTATCTCTAGGAGAAGCCGCTTTACGTCTCGATAGCCGTTATGCTAATTTTGACTATCTCAAAGAAAATCTTTGGGGCGATCGCTTATTAAACGACACCCAAAAATTCTTAGCCACACCTCAAATCCAAAAAACCTTAATTCAAGTTAAAGACACTCAACCTCAGTCTCGCTAG
- a CDS encoding hybrid sensor histidine kinase/response regulator yields the protein MIKILIKVNNSPFIDKIHLMTILWLKLPLRWVLIVPFVVQLFTTVGLVGWMSFRSSQASVEDVVNQMHRETSDRIEQKLNQFLEIPHLINQLNLDAINNGYIDINNPEQLHHHFWLQVQRFKTINFVFFASEKNEFIGIGRFNQSPLLMMKAGKSTQGGIHFFELDAQGKPKKLVRETPNFPIRQRPWYKAAIMSNHSVWSPIFTYHAYPQIALSASVIVKNKQGKILGVLANNVFLNQLSDFLKDLKVSKSGQIFIIDRQGLIVASSTLSRPFLIDENGKTQRIQGLNSTDPLLQNSCKYLLKSFNNFNRIKAVYQSDFIYQKERHLIQVIPYSDQRGLDWLIILVVPESNFMERIKKNNYQTIFLCFFALFIALIFGFLTTRWIMKPILELNQAAQKIAQGELEQIQQEIHSQGIYELELLSQSFNQMVSQLKDSFETLEVKVEERTTELKQAKESAELANRAKSIFLANMSHELRTPLHAILGFTQLMLRQSKAESKQLENLEIINRSGEHLLKLINEILDLTKIESGRTVLNLSSFDLYSCLTSLKQLFELKAKSKGIKLIFEWDTTLPQYIQSDEGKLRQVLINLLGNAIKFTSQGQVILRAKIQPPLEQSILVFDSSFWEQNESEQTYLYFEIEDTGPGIAPEELTQLFEAFIQTETGKKSQQGTGLGLTISQKFIRLMGGEIQVESRLNQGTLFRFYINIYPVHFLNLKPLISPKQVIGLEPNQPNYRILIVDDHLTNRQLLLHLLSPLGFDLREAQNGQEAVGIWNHWQPHLIFMDMRMPVMDGYEATKQIKSHLKGEATVIIALTGSVFEEERTVVLSAGCDDFVRKPCREEQLLETIAHHLGVRYLYAPEIDCSESGLKIDPPILTPDALKIMSSDWLIALRYGAAAADGEQIVQLLQQIPPSHRHVAQSLMVLVNNFSFDQIIDLAQTATQQ from the coding sequence TTGATCAAAATTTTAATAAAAGTTAACAATTCTCCATTTATTGATAAAATTCATTTAATGACTATTTTATGGCTTAAACTACCTTTACGATGGGTACTAATTGTTCCCTTTGTTGTACAACTTTTTACAACTGTTGGGCTGGTTGGGTGGATGTCCTTTCGTTCCAGCCAAGCTTCTGTAGAAGATGTCGTGAATCAAATGCACCGGGAAACTTCAGATCGAATTGAACAAAAATTGAATCAATTTTTAGAAATTCCCCATCTGATTAATCAACTTAATTTAGATGCGATTAATAACGGTTATATTGATATTAATAATCCTGAACAGTTGCACCATCACTTTTGGTTACAAGTGCAACGGTTTAAAACAATCAATTTTGTATTTTTCGCTAGTGAAAAAAATGAATTTATTGGAATTGGGAGATTTAATCAGTCTCCTTTACTGATGATGAAAGCAGGTAAATCTACCCAAGGAGGGATTCATTTTTTTGAATTAGATGCTCAAGGAAAACCTAAAAAATTAGTTCGAGAAACGCCTAATTTTCCCATTCGTCAACGACCTTGGTACAAAGCAGCAATCATGAGTAACCATTCGGTTTGGAGCCCGATTTTTACTTATCATGCTTATCCCCAAATCGCTTTATCTGCCAGTGTAATTGTGAAGAATAAACAAGGCAAAATTTTAGGCGTATTAGCAAATAACGTATTTTTAAATCAACTAAGTGACTTTCTTAAAGATTTAAAAGTTAGTAAATCTGGGCAGATTTTTATTATTGACCGTCAAGGATTAATTGTGGCAAGTTCCACCTTATCTCGACCTTTTTTAATTGATGAAAATGGCAAAACTCAACGAATTCAAGGTCTGAATAGCACTGATCCACTTTTACAAAATTCCTGTAAATATTTGCTAAAATCATTTAACAATTTTAACAGGATTAAAGCGGTATATCAGTCTGATTTTATTTATCAAAAAGAACGACACTTGATACAAGTTATTCCTTACTCAGATCAACGAGGATTAGATTGGTTAATTATTTTGGTTGTTCCCGAATCTAACTTTATGGAACGAATTAAAAAAAATAACTATCAAACTATTTTTCTGTGCTTCTTTGCCTTATTTATTGCTCTGATTTTCGGATTTTTAACGACACGATGGATTATGAAACCGATTTTAGAATTAAATCAAGCGGCTCAAAAAATAGCTCAAGGAGAATTAGAACAAATTCAACAAGAAATTCACTCTCAAGGAATTTATGAGTTAGAATTGTTATCCCAATCTTTTAATCAAATGGTATCTCAACTCAAAGATTCCTTTGAAACCCTGGAAGTTAAGGTCGAAGAACGAACCACTGAACTGAAACAAGCTAAAGAATCGGCTGAATTAGCCAACCGTGCTAAAAGTATATTTTTAGCCAATATGAGTCATGAATTAAGAACACCCTTACACGCCATTTTAGGCTTTACCCAATTAATGCTGCGTCAGTCCAAGGCTGAGTCTAAACAATTAGAAAATTTAGAAATTATTAATCGTTCTGGCGAACATTTACTCAAGTTAATTAATGAAATTTTAGACTTAACCAAAATTGAATCAGGAAGAACGGTTTTAAATTTAAGTTCTTTTGATCTTTACTCTTGCTTAACGTCCTTAAAGCAACTGTTTGAATTAAAAGCAAAATCTAAAGGAATCAAGCTTATTTTTGAATGGGATACAACCTTGCCTCAATATATTCAATCGGATGAAGGAAAACTCCGTCAAGTTTTAATTAATTTATTGGGAAACGCGATTAAATTTACATCCCAAGGACAAGTTATATTAAGAGCAAAAATTCAACCTCCTTTAGAACAAAGCATTTTAGTGTTTGACTCTTCTTTTTGGGAGCAAAATGAATCCGAACAAACTTATTTATATTTTGAAATTGAAGATACTGGCCCTGGGATAGCACCGGAGGAACTCACTCAATTATTTGAAGCCTTTATCCAAACCGAAACGGGAAAAAAATCTCAACAAGGAACCGGATTAGGATTAACCATTAGCCAAAAATTTATTCGCTTGATGGGAGGAGAGATTCAAGTAGAAAGTAGGCTTAATCAAGGAACCTTATTTCGGTTTTATATTAATATTTATCCTGTTCATTTTTTGAATTTAAAACCCTTAATTTCTCCTAAACAGGTGATCGGACTCGAACCCAATCAACCGAACTATCGAATTTTAATTGTGGATGATCATCTAACAAATCGACAACTGTTACTTCACTTATTATCGCCTTTAGGGTTTGATCTGCGTGAAGCTCAAAATGGTCAAGAAGCTGTCGGAATTTGGAATCATTGGCAACCCCATTTAATCTTTATGGATATGCGAATGCCTGTGATGGATGGTTATGAAGCAACCAAACAGATTAAATCCCATTTAAAAGGTGAAGCCACGGTGATTATTGCCTTAACAGGAAGCGTTTTTGAAGAAGAACGGACTGTTGTTTTATCCGCAGGGTGCGATGATTTCGTCAGAAAACCTTGTCGAGAAGAACAACTTTTAGAAACCATTGCTCACCATTTAGGGGTACGGTACTTATATGCTCCTGAAATTGACTGTTCCGAGTCAGGCCTCAAAATCGACCCCCCTATTTTAACCCCCGACGCTTTGAAAATTATGTCTTCCGACTGGTTAATTGCCCTGCGCTACGGTGCCGCCGCTGCCGACGGGGAGCAAATTGTACAACTCCTGCAACAAATTCCCCCATCCCATCGCCATGTGGCTCAGTCTCTCATGGTACTGGTGAATAATTTTTCTTTTGATCAGATAATAGATTTAGCGCAAACAGCAACCCAGCAATGA
- the fghA gene encoding S-formylglutathione hydrolase, with protein MIAALNPISESLCFGGKVGFYRHFSAICDSEMGFSVYQPPQAQSHAVPVLYYLSGLTCTEENFTIKAGVQRLAAKYGLMVVVPDTSPRNTGTPGEDKDWDLGTGAGFYLDATVEPWSRHYQMYSYVVEELPQLIAEQFPAIPDKQGIFGHSMGGHGALVCALRNPEHYLSVSAFAPILAPMRCPWGQKAFNAYLGANQEEWRNYDASELVQRGQFNQPILIDIGTADPFLTEQLLPEVFERACAAVGQVLTLRMQPGYDHSYYFIATFIEDHIRHHASLLT; from the coding sequence ATGATCGCTGCCCTGAACCCAATCAGTGAAAGTTTATGCTTTGGCGGTAAAGTAGGCTTCTATCGCCATTTTTCCGCAATTTGTGATAGCGAGATGGGATTTTCCGTCTATCAACCGCCCCAAGCTCAATCTCACGCTGTTCCCGTACTTTACTACCTTTCGGGGTTAACCTGTACGGAAGAAAACTTTACGATTAAAGCAGGTGTCCAACGATTAGCTGCAAAATACGGCTTAATGGTGGTTGTACCCGATACCAGTCCCCGCAATACGGGAACACCAGGGGAAGATAAGGACTGGGACTTAGGAACTGGGGCGGGATTTTATCTCGATGCGACGGTAGAACCCTGGAGTCGTCATTATCAAATGTACAGTTATGTCGTGGAGGAGTTACCCCAACTCATCGCCGAACAGTTTCCAGCTATTCCTGATAAACAAGGAATTTTCGGTCATTCTATGGGGGGACATGGGGCGCTGGTCTGTGCGTTACGCAACCCTGAACACTATTTATCCGTTTCTGCTTTTGCTCCGATTCTGGCGCCAATGCGTTGTCCTTGGGGTCAAAAAGCTTTTAATGCTTATTTAGGAGCAAATCAAGAAGAATGGCGCAATTATGACGCGAGTGAATTAGTGCAGCGAGGACAATTTAATCAGCCAATTTTAATTGATATTGGTACGGCTGATCCGTTTTTAACAGAACAATTATTACCGGAAGTCTTTGAAAGAGCTTGTGCAGCCGTTGGGCAGGTTTTAACCTTACGAATGCAGCCCGGATATGATCATAGTTATTATTTTATCGCTACCTTTATCGAGGATCATATTCGTCACCATGCGAGTTTATTAACTTAA
- a CDS encoding response regulator yields the protein MKTVLIVEDDQVNARVFSKILTKRGGLAVKHTENVEEVMEIARTREADLILMDVSLARSVYQGKAVDGIKITQLLKADPETSALPIILVTAHAMAGDREDFLAQSGADDYISKPVIDHQKFVDKIKSLLPPEE from the coding sequence ATGAAGACCGTTTTAATTGTAGAAGACGATCAAGTTAATGCTCGTGTTTTTTCAAAAATCTTGACAAAACGGGGTGGATTAGCCGTTAAACATACGGAAAACGTGGAAGAAGTGATGGAAATCGCTCGAACTCGGGAAGCGGACTTAATTTTAATGGATGTTTCCCTAGCACGCAGTGTCTATCAAGGTAAAGCCGTTGATGGAATTAAAATTACACAATTGTTGAAAGCTGACCCCGAAACATCGGCACTTCCCATTATCTTAGTAACAGCCCACGCCATGGCCGGAGATCGAGAAGATTTTCTAGCTCAAAGTGGGGCAGATGACTATATCTCTAAACCTGTTATTGATCATCAAAAGTTTGTCGATAAAATCAAATCTTTACTACCGCCAGAGGAGTAG
- a CDS encoding ribonuclease III domain-containing protein → MINSNFVKHQLGIKAFHHQELLEIALTHPDAIAESVGLTREQQKSRTLEYLGINRLGSNLFSQMVDDYLYLHCSHLGSATRILLKSDLVSPAILAQLAIKINLDQGSDLGKNYPLKPDFEQEKILAELFEAVVGAVYLEWDRDFEKTYNWLANQFLAERVNQILMDLFVEFVPAAEWDANFYPWFGSNHLTCPSQNSSSKSNSLSCS, encoded by the coding sequence ATGATTAATTCAAATTTTGTCAAACACCAACTTGGAATCAAGGCTTTTCATCATCAAGAATTGTTAGAAATTGCTTTAACTCATCCTGATGCTATTGCAGAAAGCGTAGGATTAACGAGGGAACAACAAAAGTCAAGAACCTTAGAATATTTGGGAATTAATCGTTTAGGTTCTAACTTATTCAGTCAGATGGTGGATGATTATTTATATCTGCACTGTTCCCATTTAGGATCAGCAACCCGTATTCTGCTCAAAAGTGATTTGGTTAGTCCTGCTATTTTAGCACAATTAGCGATAAAAATCAATCTTGATCAGGGAAGTGATTTGGGGAAAAATTATCCGTTAAAACCCGACTTTGAACAAGAAAAAATATTAGCGGAACTATTTGAAGCGGTGGTCGGTGCTGTTTATTTAGAGTGGGATCGAGATTTTGAAAAAACCTATAATTGGTTAGCCAATCAATTTTTGGCAGAAAGGGTGAATCAAATTTTAATGGATTTGTTTGTTGAGTTTGTCCCGGCTGCGGAGTGGGATGCTAATTTTTATCCCTGGTTTGGTTCTAATCATTTAACCTGTCCTTCTCAAAACTCATCCTCAAAATCCAATTCTCTTTCCTGCTCATAA
- a CDS encoding two-component system response regulator encodes MNYSFHRSFKADILIVDDTLENLRLLSTTLMQLGYKVRGVMTGQMAIMAVQTLPPDLILLDIKMSDMDGYTICQHLKSNELSRDIPVIFLSALNEVIDKVRAFEVGGADYITKPFQFEEVIARIENQMALQMAKAEIRQLNEELEQRVQERTQELESANLQLKTLNQRLEQEITEHQKTQKRLLHMASHDALTSLPNRVLFMNRLIQALQRTQQEPNYQFAVLFLDCDRFKVVNDSLGHFAGDRLLIAIARRLKTHLTTTDMLARFGGDEFTILLENIQGSEDASRLAQKIQTSMSWPFQFDDQELFINASIGIVVGDQTYEQPEHLLRDADIAMYQAKALGKARYQIFDTQMHYHAQQRLELETDLRRALHREEFLLYYQPIISLTTGRINGFEALIRWYHPQKGLVSPGEFIPAAEETGLIIPIGLWVLKEACQQLKTWQDQGLFKDKIKMSVNLSVKQFSQVNLIQNIDKILLRTQLNSSYLKLEITESAIMDHPESATELLQQLRDRDIQLSIDDFGTGYSSLSYLHRFPLHNLKIDRSFIKRITETRQNLEIIHAIITLAHHLNMTITAEGVETEEQLSLLKNLGCEEGQGYYFSPPVDANAAQALLQDNPHW; translated from the coding sequence ATGAATTATTCTTTCCATCGATCTTTTAAAGCAGATATTTTAATCGTAGATGACACCTTAGAAAATCTACGGCTTTTGTCTACGACTTTAATGCAGCTAGGATATAAAGTTCGCGGGGTGATGACCGGACAAATGGCAATTATGGCAGTGCAAACCCTCCCGCCAGATTTAATTCTCCTCGATATTAAAATGTCGGATATGGATGGGTATACGATTTGTCAACATCTCAAAAGCAATGAGCTATCTCGTGATATTCCGGTGATTTTTTTAAGTGCTTTGAATGAAGTCATTGATAAAGTTAGAGCTTTTGAAGTCGGGGGAGCCGATTATATTACTAAACCTTTTCAATTTGAAGAAGTGATTGCTCGGATTGAAAATCAAATGGCATTACAAATGGCGAAGGCAGAAATTCGGCAATTGAATGAAGAATTAGAACAACGAGTTCAAGAACGAACTCAAGAATTAGAATCGGCAAATTTGCAATTAAAAACCTTAAACCAACGGTTAGAACAAGAGATAACAGAACATCAAAAGACTCAAAAACGATTACTGCACATGGCTTCCCATGATGCGCTCACCAGTTTACCCAACCGGGTGTTATTTATGAATCGATTAATTCAAGCTTTACAACGAACGCAGCAGGAACCAAATTATCAATTTGCGGTGTTATTTTTGGATTGCGATCGCTTTAAAGTGGTGAATGATTCTTTAGGACATTTTGCCGGAGATCGGTTATTAATTGCGATCGCACGTCGTCTTAAAACCCATTTAACCACTACAGATATGTTAGCTCGATTTGGGGGAGATGAATTCACAATTTTATTAGAAAATATTCAGGGTTCCGAGGATGCCAGCCGTTTAGCTCAAAAAATTCAAACCTCCATGAGTTGGCCGTTTCAATTTGATGATCAAGAATTATTTATTAATGCCAGTATTGGAATTGTTGTTGGTGATCAAACCTATGAACAGCCCGAACATTTGTTAAGAGATGCAGATATTGCCATGTATCAAGCTAAAGCTTTGGGAAAAGCTCGGTATCAAATTTTTGATACTCAAATGCACTATCACGCCCAACAACGCTTAGAATTAGAAACCGATTTAAGACGGGCTTTACATCGTGAAGAATTTCTCTTATATTATCAACCCATTATTTCCTTAACAACGGGAAGAATTAATGGATTTGAAGCTTTAATCCGGTGGTATCATCCCCAAAAAGGGTTAGTTTCTCCGGGGGAATTTATTCCAGCCGCCGAAGAAACCGGATTAATTATTCCCATTGGGTTATGGGTGTTAAAAGAAGCGTGTCAACAGTTAAAAACGTGGCAAGATCAAGGTTTATTTAAAGATAAAATTAAAATGAGTGTTAATCTCTCTGTTAAACAATTCTCTCAAGTTAATTTAATTCAAAATATTGATAAAATTCTTTTAAGGACTCAGTTAAATAGCAGTTATCTAAAATTAGAAATTACCGAAAGTGCGATTATGGATCATCCTGAATCAGCAACGGAACTTTTACAACAACTCCGAGACCGAGATATTCAGTTAAGTATTGATGATTTTGGAACCGGATATTCATCCCTGAGTTATTTACATCGGTTTCCCCTGCATAATTTAAAAATTGATCGATCCTTTATTAAGCGAATTACTGAAACTCGCCAAAATTTAGAAATTATTCATGCGATTATTACCCTGGCTCATCATTTGAATATGACAATTACCGCCGAAGGAGTAGAAACCGAAGAACAGTTGTCCTTACTGAAAAATCTAGGATGTGAAGAAGGGCAAGGTTACTATTTTTCTCCGCCAGTAGATGCTAATGCTGCTCAAGCCTTACTCCAGGATAATCCCCATTGGTAA
- a CDS encoding Fic family protein, with the protein MSSPTEFSESVSLMEPMLPSEGNRRLLDDLATQLIAVSKALNAQVTPNVALSMGELVRSMNCYYSNLIEGHNTHPRDIDRALANDFSNEPKKRSLQLEAKAHIEVQRMIDNREEKDCAVVTTDYLIWIHREFCQRLSSELLYVENPQGNKRVEVKPGELRTGDVSVGYHVPISAPAIPRFLRRFEEAYNPIRLSLIEQVIAVAASHHRLLWIHPFFDGNGRVTRLFSHAFLRQIGVGSSLWSVSRGLARNANLYRDLLMAADKQRWDALDGRGNLTEAGLQKFCQFFLETCIDQVTFMQSLLEPSQLLNRIELYVQEEIRAGRLLKGSFPLLKEALYSGSFERGQAATITGYKERQARTVLKKLVEVGLLVSDTPKGAVRLGFPTDVVERYFPKLYVPTV; encoded by the coding sequence ATGTCTAGTCCCACCGAATTTAGCGAATCGGTTAGTTTGATGGAACCCATGCTCCCATCGGAAGGTAATCGTCGGTTGCTGGACGATTTAGCAACTCAGTTGATTGCGGTAAGCAAGGCACTTAACGCACAGGTAACTCCCAATGTTGCCTTAAGTATGGGAGAGCTTGTCCGTTCCATGAATTGCTATTACAGCAATTTGATTGAGGGACACAATACACATCCTAGAGATATAGACCGAGCTTTAGCAAATGACTTTTCCAATGAGCCGAAAAAACGCTCTCTACAACTGGAAGCTAAAGCTCATATCGAAGTTCAACGGATGATTGATAACCGGGAAGAAAAAGATTGTGCAGTAGTAACAACTGATTACCTAATCTGGATTCATCGTGAGTTTTGTCAACGACTTTCTTCTGAGTTACTCTACGTTGAAAACCCCCAAGGCAATAAACGTGTTGAAGTCAAACCCGGAGAATTACGGACTGGGGATGTGAGTGTTGGTTATCACGTTCCCATTAGTGCTCCAGCAATTCCACGTTTTTTACGGCGTTTTGAAGAAGCCTATAATCCCATACGTTTATCTTTAATTGAGCAAGTCATTGCTGTGGCTGCTTCTCATCATCGGCTGCTGTGGATTCATCCTTTCTTTGATGGTAATGGTCGAGTGACACGGCTGTTTTCTCATGCTTTCTTAAGGCAAATTGGGGTAGGCAGTAGTTTGTGGTCTGTCTCTCGTGGTTTAGCCAGAAATGCTAATTTATATCGAGATTTATTGATGGCAGCCGACAAGCAACGATGGGACGCTTTAGACGGTCGTGGAAATTTAACAGAGGCTGGTTTGCAGAAGTTTTGTCAGTTCTTTTTAGAAACTTGTATCGACCAAGTGACATTCATGCAGTCACTACTAGAACCCTCCCAACTCTTAAATCGTATTGAACTCTATGTTCAGGAGGAAATTCGAGCCGGACGGTTACTTAAAGGTTCTTTTCCTTTACTAAAGGAAGCCCTGTATTCTGGTTCTTTTGAGCGGGGTCAAGCTGCTACAATCACAGGCTACAAAGAGCGACAAGCTAGAACAGTGCTCAAGAAATTAGTTGAGGTGGGTCTTTTAGTTTCAGATACTCCCAAGGGTGCTGTCCGCTTAGGATTTCCTACTGATGTTGTTGAGCGCTACTTCCCCAAACTCTATGTTCCAACCGTTTAA